Proteins encoded within one genomic window of Marasmius oreades isolate 03SP1 chromosome 4, whole genome shotgun sequence:
- the STS10_2 gene encoding Sesquiterpene synthase 10 (antiSMASH:Cluster_4.6), whose product MPIRPRQFLLPDLLAICPLEGAKNPHYCEAAPESSAWINSYDVFTDRKRAHFIQGCNELLVAHTYPYTPYEQFRTCCDFVNLLFIVDEISDEQNGRDTAVTGNIFLETMRNPNYCNSSKLAQITKDFRTRYFRTARPVTSARFIEHCADYIRAVSAESELRERGEVLDVDAFIQLRRNNSAVILCFDMIEYALGISLPEEVVDNPTFREMYWAATDMVCWANDVYSWNMEQAKGIGGNNIITVLMKHKNMSLQSACDYVGLYCEELVNRYLSAKARLPSWGSSKLDGDVARYAEACGHWVKGNLDWSFETIRYFGTAHYEVKRTRLVTLRRPCDSNDFDSDSD is encoded by the exons ATGCCTATCCGACCCCGACAGTTTCTCCTCCCCGATCTACTCGCCATATGTCCCCTCGAAGGTGCCAAAAACCCCCACTACTGTGAAGCAGCTCCCGAATCTTCCGCCTGGATCAACAGCTACGACGTATTTACGGACCGAAAACGCGCCCACTTTATCCAAGGCTGCAACGAACTTCTCGTCGCACACACTTACCCTTATACCCCCTACGAACAGTTCCGAACATGTTGTGATTTT GTCAATCTCCTCTTTATTGTAGACGAAATCAGCGATGAACAAAACGGCCGGGATACCGCGGTCACCGGAAACATCTTCCTCGAAACTATGCGTAATCCCAACTACTGCAATTCGTCCAAGCTCGCGCAGATAACTAAAGA TTTCAGGACGAGATATTTCCGAACGGCAAGACCTGTGACTTCCGCTCGGTTTATAGAACACTGTGCGGACTATATCCGGGCAGTCTCTGCCGAATCAGAGCTTCGCGAACGCGGTGAAGTCCTCGACGTCGACGCCTTCATCCAACTCCGACGTAACAACAGCGCGGTCATCCTTTGTTTCGATATGATAGAATACGCACTCGGTATCAGTCTTCCGGAAGAGGTTGTTGACAATCCGACATTCCGTGAGATGTACTGGGCTGCCACTGATATGGTGTGCTGGGCCAAT GACGTTTATTCGTGGAACATGGAACAAGCCAAGGGTATCGGTGGCAACAATATCATCACCGTCCTTATGAAACACAAAAACATGAGTCTACAATCGGCTTGCGATTACGTGGGGTTGTACTGCGAGGAGCTCGTGAACCGTTATCTTTCCGCCAAAGCCAGACTACCTTCCTGGGGATCGTCGAAACTGGATGGGGACGTGGCTCGGTATGCGGAGGCGTGTGGTCATTGGGTGAAGGGGAATTTGGA CTGGAGTTTTGAGACGATACGGTATTTCGGGACTGCTCATTACGAAGTCAAAAGAACTCGATTGGTTACCCTCCGTCGTCCTTGTGACTCTAACGACTTCGATTCCGACAGTGATTGA
- a CDS encoding uncharacterized protein (antiSMASH:Cluster_4.6) — MNVHLPLKSKELKTLHRLRSLKHVPALAAHFAHQQRQADSQDPEIQRAWFNAMKDVFEEINEIFWCVPFTTPFQFLDVGCCPGGFSSYILSRYPLANGTGMSLPVEKGGHKLLLGEDFHTRFNLIWADIMLFELGNRLVHNHGPNTFAPTFPFAPDHGGFDLIILDGHPLHTQAIGDSEDVHILGDRLIISSLILGMFCIKNGGSIMMKLSMPDRKITAQIMYLFDMLSGDLRTWKPVNIHAIQSTFYVIARDFGGGMMAGRYWYVLTGLRDLWERLVVGEQNGRLRHDDLDFVVDRRGLKAYSGRLEELSRHLWDVEAQSLLQWHEARENGF, encoded by the exons ATGAACGTGCATCTTCCGTTGAAGAGTAAAGAGTTAAAGACACTTCACAGACTACGAAGTCTAAAG CATGTTCCTGCACTCGCCGCTCATTTCGCCCACCAACAACGACAAGCGGATAGTCAGGACCCTGAAATCCAACGAGCTTGGTTCAATGCGATGAAAGATGTGTTTGAAGAAATCAATGAAATATTTTGGTGTGTTCCTTTCACCACCCCATTCCAATTCTTAGACGTCGG CTGCTGTCCAGGCGGATTCTCATCTTACATCCTTTCACGATACCCTCTCGCGAATGGGACCGGGATGTCTCTTCCTGTCGAGAAAGGAGGACACAAGCTACTTCTCGGAGAAGATTTTCATACTCGGTTTAACCTCATATGGGCCGATATCATGTTATTTGAACTAGGAAACCGTCTCGTTCATAACCATGGGCCCAACACTTTCGCTCCTACTTTCCCTTTCGCTCCAGATCACGGAGGGTTCGACTTGATCATCCTCGACGGTCATCCACTGCATACACAGGCTATCGGAGATTCCGAAGATGTCCATATCCTAGGCGATCGATTGATCATCTCTTCTCTTATCCTTGGGATGTTTTGTATCAAGAACGGAGGATCGATTATGATGAAGTTGTCTATGCCAGATAGGAAGATCACCGCACAGATCATGTATCTGTTCGATATGTTATCTGGAGATCTGAGAACGTGGAAACCGGTCAACATCCACGCGATACAATCGACGTTCTACGTCATCGCTCGCGATTTTGGGGGCGGAATGATGGCGGGGAGGTATTGGTATGTCTTGACTGGGTTGAGGGATCTTTGGGAGAGGTTGGTGGTTGGGGAGCAGAATGGGAGGTTGAGACATGATGATTTGGATTTTGTGGTGGATAGGAGAGGGTTGAAGGCGTATTCGGGAAGGTTAGAGGAGCTTAGTAGGCATCTTTGGGATGTTGAAGCTCAGAGTTTGTTGCAATGGCATGAGGCTCGGGAGAATGGATTCTAG
- a CDS encoding uncharacterized protein (antiSMASH:Cluster_4.6; CAZy:AA9): MKSSSLFVLLAVAPQIIIIPTVTGETFIYIRSPPTNEPVKDIYSNDMTCNVHNRAVPQTVNVATGDNLTFEWYHESRKDDIINDSHKGAVQVYIAPSASNGTGGAVWTKLFSDSYAYAFDSSSNNKWATDRLRRAKGQHHVIIPNIPTGDYLFRAEIIALHQAQVRYDQDHDKGAEFLTFHAFV, translated from the exons ATGAAATCCTCCTCCCTTTTTGTTCTCCTCGCCGTGGCCCCTCAGATTATCATCATCCCTACC GTGACGGGAGAGACATTCATTTAC ATACGCTCACCCCCTACGAATGAGCCCGTGAAGGACATTTATTCAAATGATATGACATGTAATGTTCATAACCGTG CGGTCCCACAAACGGTCAATGTGGCAACTGGGGACAACCTCACGTTTGAGTGGTATCACGAATC CCGAAAAGACGATATCATCAACGATTCACATAAAGGTGCTG TACAAGTATACATCGCTCCATCAGCATCCAACGGAACAGGCGGCGCAGTATGGACAAAACTGTTCAGCGACTCATATGCATATGCATTCGACAGCAGCTCAAACAACAAATGGGCTACGGATCGCCTTAGGAGGGCAAAAGGTCAACATCACGTTATTATTCCCAATATCCCAACTGGCGATTATCTGTTCAGAG CGGAAATAATCGCATTGCATCAAGCGCAAGTACGATATGATCAAGACCATGACAAGGGAGCGGAATTTCTGACGTTTCATGCATTTGTTTAA
- a CDS encoding uncharacterized protein (antiSMASH:Cluster_4.6) → MDKPIVQEFRGLGVEIVPGDLADTQESLETKLKHADILVNTTLPFEIEHQTKLFLAAKHSGVKRVVPSDFGPSAPPGVMKYQDSATTIHNQKRDPVHFHPSWVVVTVIISLPTRGRRRLD, encoded by the exons ATGGACAAGCCTATCGTTCAAGAATTTCGAGGCCTAGGAGTTGAGATCGTTCCAGGAGATTTAGCTGATACCCAAGAGTCGCTAGAGACCAAATTGAAACATGCGGACATCCTCGTTAATACCACCTTACCGTTTGAAATCGAGCATCAGACCAAACTCTTCCTTGCGGCCAAACATTCCGGTGTCAAAAGAGTGGTTCCGTCTGATTTTGGCCCTTCTGCGCCTCCGGGTGTGATGAAATATCAAGACTCT GCTACGACAATTCATAATCAAAAACGAGATCCCGTACACTTTCATCCAAGTTGGGTGGTGGTCACCGTTATTATTTCCCTACCGACACGCGGTCGAAGGCGACTCGATTAG